The Myroides phaeus DNA segment ATAAGTAGTTCCGTTATAAGGAGCATTATTTTTGTAAGTAACAGTAGAAACTAATTTTCCTTTAACATCATAAAACTTACCTTGTTTAGTGTAGTCAATCTCACTTTGTAAGTAGTATTTAGGATTTGTTTCAAACATATCTCTTGTTACAGGAGCATATTTTTTGCTGTAAACAGGAGTTCCAGCGTTGAATTTAGCAATTTGAGTAATCACTCCTTTATCGCTAAACTCATAATAAGTACCTGTTTTTGTATCAAAGTTGTAAGCACCAATTTCTTTACCAGCTTTGTCATAGTACGTTTCTGTAGCAGGTTCAATAGAAAAAGCTTGCGTATTGTAGTTCGAAACTTTGTATTTTCCACCAGTAGGGTAATAAGAAACAATTTTAGAAATGCTTCCAAAGGCATAGAAAGTTTCAGATAACATTACTGATTTTCCGTTTTCGACATCAAAAGTTGCAGAATACGTCATTTCACCTTTTTTGTATGAAGTAATTTGTGAAATTTCGTCATCAAATAAGGTATATACAGAACCATCCATATACGTTTCTAATTCGTAATACGGGTCAATTCCTTGTGTAACACGTCCTAATTCTTTTCCTTTTTTGTCGTAAAAAACAGTAGTATCTCCTTTGCGTTTTTCAAACACTTTTCCATTTTCATAGAAAGATGTTCTCTCTACAATTTTACCTTCTTTATAAAGTGTAGTTGCATTGTCTTCTACATACAATCCTTCATACGGATTATAACCATATTCATCATACGTCAACTGACCTTTTACAGTTCCGTTTTCGTTATAATAAACCGTTTTCTCTATAGAAGCGTCTTCTTTGTAGTTAGTAACAGCTTTAAGAGAGTTGTTTTTAGTATTTACGTAATACTCATCAACTTTGCGAACAGTATTATTTTCAAAGTGATAAGCAGAAGCAATATCATCTTCGTTTCCGTTGTAGTTGAAGTAGTAAATAGTACCTTCTTGTTCACCTACATACTCTGCATCAGAGTAAGTAAGTTTGTATTCCCCAAGTTTTTGTCCATTTTTAGCAAAGAAATTCTCTACACGTTGGTCGCTATTAATTACAGCTTCAGACTTTGTCTGACCAGTTGAGTAGAAAGATTTATTACCAACTAAGTTTCCATCTTCGTAAACATTGATCTCTTTAACACCGAATTTCTCGTAGTTAATAGCAGATGCAGTACCGTTATAAGGGCTACCATTTTCGTAAGAAGCACTATACGTTAATGCACCATTTACATCATAGAATTGCTCTTCAGTAATTACGTTTTCTTCGTCAAATATAAATGCTTGGCGATTTTTAGCGTTTGCAGGATTGATGATTTCATATTCTCTAAAAAGACCATCTACAGCTTTCATTTTGATGAATACATTAGACCATCTTTGGAATACTTCACCATTGTATAGTGAACCATTTTGGAAAGTACCTTCGTATTTTTCTCCTGTAAATTGGTTGATAGAGTTTATTTTGATCAATTGACCGTTGTTGTCATATACATAAGTAGCTTCTAACTTTCCTTGAGGAGAGAAGTTTTCTACATTACCACTATAAAGTATGCTTGAATCATCTTGAACAATACCTTTTCCTTTCGTTTGAATCTTTTTAGTTTTTGCGTCAAATGTTTCAATGATGCTTAACTCTTGACCTTTGATTGGCTTGATAAGTTTAAAAGCTTTCGCTTCTTTTTTAGCTACTTTGTAGTCGAAAGAATCTACCCAAAGTGTGTCTTTTGCAACTTGGCCAAACATTGACGAAGTAAAAAGTAATGCCAATGGAAATATTTTTTTCAGCATAGTTTGTTTATTAAATTGATTTTGTGTGTTTTTCTCAAGGGTAAATGTAAAAAAGTCATTTATAATATTCGAATATTTTGGCTTTTATTTACCTAATATTCGTGAATTGCGACATTTTATAGCATTCGGAAATATGCAACAATAGTGTAAACATAGCTGTTTTTAGAGGTTTTATTTTTACTAAAAATAAAAATGCCCTTACATTTTTGTAAGGGCATTGAGGTTGAAATCAGTAGTTTACAAATAGTAAACTATAACTTCTAACAAAAAAAGAAAATATTTGACACTGAACTTTTATTGCAAAAGAGCGATTACCTCTTTATTTTCTTGAATTAAAGCATAATCTAAGGCTGTTTTACCTCTATTATCCTTTATTTCTTTATCCGCACCAGCTTGTAGGAGTAGGTTTGTTACTTCGGCTTTACCGAAAGTAGCAGCAAAAATCAAAGCAGTTGCTCCGTTGTAATTCGATTGATTAACTGATGCTTTTTGCTCAAGTAATAAGGCAACAATTGTGTTGTATCCTTTAAAAATAGCTCCCATTAGAGCACTATTTCCTGACGAATCTTGTGCGTTTGGATTAGCTCCATTTTGCAATAGTAAAAGTGCAACGTCGTAATTATTGTAATAACAAGCTAATGTTAAAGGAGTATTTCCTCTTTCGTCAGCCTGATTTATATCTGATTTTTGTGTGATATAACTTTCTATTTCAGCCACGTTATTCGTGCGAGCAGCAGAAAATATGTCTTGCGCTTGTGCAGCAAAACACAATAGTGAAAATAGAAGTGTAGTAATGAGTTTTTTCATAGCAATTTAGTTGTTGTAAGAAACAAGGGAGTGTGGGGATGCTCCCTTGTTAGTAAATAGTTTTATTTGATGTATTCTTGAATATCCGCAAGTTTTAAATTAGTTGCTTTCAATAAAGAGTTACCGTAGTTTTTATCTGCTTGGTAGAAAAATGCAATCATTTTCTTAACAATCACTTTATTGTGAACACTATTTAATGCCCCGCTTAAGTTTTTGATTAAGTTTTCTTTATCTTGTTTAGAGAAAGAATTGTATAAATCACCTGCTTGTTTAAAGTTGTTTTCTTTGTCAATTACGTGTTGTGTAGTACTTGTATTAGCAGTGAAAACAGATTTAGAGTATTTGAATTTAGCATTGTCAACAACCTCTGGTTTGTTTGTAGATGGTTGATAATTTACATCTCCTGATTGTGGACGTAACGACATATACCCATTTTGGTTATACGTTGTCACTTGATTTTTAGGTTGGTTTACAGGAATCTGTTGGAAGTTACCTGTAAGACGGTGACGTTGTGTATCTGCATAAGAGAATAATCTACCTTGTAATAATTTATCTTCAGACGCTTCAATACCAGGAACAAGGTTAGAAGGAGCAAAAGCCGCTTGTTCTACTTGTTGGAAATAGTTAGTAGGTGTTTGATTTAACGTCATTGTACCTACTTTGATCAGTTTTGCAACAGACTCAGGCCAGATTTTAGTAACGTCAGTTGGGTTGAAATCTAAAGCATCAAAGTCTTCTCTTTTCAACATTTGAACGTATAAGTCCCATTTAGGGAAGTTACCAGCTTGGATGTTGTTATATAAATCCAATGTAGCGTGTTCTACACTTTTAGATTGAATTTTATCAGCCTCTTCTTGTGTTAGGTTTTTTCTTTCTTGTTGAGGTACCCATTTGTATTTTACATACGTTACTTCACCTTCTGCATTTACCCATTTGTAAGCGTGTACACCATTACCTTCCATTTGACGGAAGTTAGCAGGAATACCATAGTCAGAGAATAACCAAGTTAGCATATGTGTAGACTCAGGTAAGTTTGAAAAGAAGTCAAACACACGGTTAGGGTCAGACACCCCATTTGTTAAAGGAGATGGTTTAAAAGCGTGAACCATATCAGGGAATTTGATAGCGTCACGAATAAAGAACACAGGTAAATTGTTTCCTACTAAGTCGTAGTTTCCTTGTTCAGTATAAAATTTAACAGCAAAACCACGCGGGTCTCTATATGTTTCAGGCGAACCTTGTTGGTGAGTTACCGTTGAGAAACGAGCAACTAATTGTGTTGTTTTACCAGCTTGACTTAAGAAGTCGGCCATTGTAACATCAGAAAAATCTGCTGCAGCTACAAATTCTCCAAATGCTCCAGCACCTCTTGCGTGTACTACTCTTTCAGGAATACGCTCTCTGTCAAAAGCAGCCAATTTGTCAATTAAGTGAATATCTTCTAACAACACTTGTCCGTTGTTTCCGATTGTTTTTGAGTTTTGGTTATCTCCTACAGGAGCACCAGAGTTTGTTGTTAGTGTTTGTCCATAAGAACAAGTTGCCATTGCAAATAATCCTAATGCTATAGTTTGTTTTATC contains these protein-coding regions:
- a CDS encoding ankyrin repeat domain-containing protein produces the protein MKKLITTLLFSLLCFAAQAQDIFSAARTNNVAEIESYITQKSDINQADERGNTPLTLACYYNNYDVALLLLQNGANPNAQDSSGNSALMGAIFKGYNTIVALLLEQKASVNQSNYNGATALIFAATFGKAEVTNLLLQAGADKEIKDNRGKTALDYALIQENKEVIALLQ
- a CDS encoding catalase; amino-acid sequence: MIKQTIALGLFAMATCSYGQTLTTNSGAPVGDNQNSKTIGNNGQVLLEDIHLIDKLAAFDRERIPERVVHARGAGAFGEFVAAADFSDVTMADFLSQAGKTTQLVARFSTVTHQQGSPETYRDPRGFAVKFYTEQGNYDLVGNNLPVFFIRDAIKFPDMVHAFKPSPLTNGVSDPNRVFDFFSNLPESTHMLTWLFSDYGIPANFRQMEGNGVHAYKWVNAEGEVTYVKYKWVPQQERKNLTQEEADKIQSKSVEHATLDLYNNIQAGNFPKWDLYVQMLKREDFDALDFNPTDVTKIWPESVAKLIKVGTMTLNQTPTNYFQQVEQAAFAPSNLVPGIEASEDKLLQGRLFSYADTQRHRLTGNFQQIPVNQPKNQVTTYNQNGYMSLRPQSGDVNYQPSTNKPEVVDNAKFKYSKSVFTANTSTTQHVIDKENNFKQAGDLYNSFSKQDKENLIKNLSGALNSVHNKVIVKKMIAFFYQADKNYGNSLLKATNLKLADIQEYIK